A single region of the Plasmodium malariae genome assembly, chromosome: 7 genome encodes:
- the PmUG01_07016200 gene encoding bacterial histone-like protein, putative — translation MYILLYLFFFTLEFAYSRRAFINVHKNNIINNKIGVNNSYNKNALYQSSSKVPVSQAITKKQIIEEVSMETKESKKTVEKIMNGIFDNIYKHLENNEKIYIHKFGMYYNIFRKKRCIKNLRTKEDIHLESSHMPHFKFSKIFKDLIKVNVKAKKRETDQDENELEEDDLHMGNINESFKENVNEKLIY, via the exons atgtacatattattgtatcttttctttttcacaCTTGAATTTGCTTATTCACGTAGAGCTTTTATtaatgttcataaaaataacataataaacaACAAAATTGGGGTTAACAACTCTTACAATAAAAATGCTTTATATCAGAGTTCTTCGAAAGTACCTGTTTCACAG GCAATTACAAAGAAGCAAATAATAGAAGAAGTTTCAATGGAAACAAAAGAAAGCAAAAAGACCGTTGAGAAAATTATGAATGGAATatttgataatatatataaacatttagaaaataatgaaaagatctacattcataaatttggtatgtattataatattttcagaAAGAAAAgatgtattaaaaatttgaGAACAAAAGAAGATATTCACTTAGAAAGTAGTCACATGCCACATTTTAAATTCtcgaaaatatttaaagacttgataaaagtaaatgtaaaagctaaaaaaagagaaactGATCAAGATGAAAATGAACTAGAAGAAGATGATTTACATATGGGAAACATTAATGAAAGTTTCaaagaaaatgtaaatgaAAAGTTAATTTATTGA